The Hymenobacter oligotrophus genome segment CGCTGGGTGCAGCGCCTCAAGCAGTTGGTGCATCGCACTTAGCTGCTTGCTTGCCGCTTACCTAGGGCAGCGGACGGTGGCGTTGTTGGGGTTATTTTATGTTGTCGATGGCTTTTTGCATAAAACCGGCAATGTTGGGGTGCGACAGGGCATGAAACACCACTTTGCCTTCTTTGTCGAGCACCACGTTGGTTGGGAAGGCGCGCACCCCGTAGCGCTGCGCCAGGGCGCGGGCGCCGGCAATGTGGGCGTAGGCAAACGGGTTTTCCTTGATGAACTTTTGAACGGCAAACTTCTCGTCGAGAGCTACGGCCAAAAACACCACGTCGGGGCGTTGGGCATTTTGCTCCACCAGGCGGTTTAGGTCGGGAATTTCGCGGCGGCAGGGCGGGCAACCAATAAACCAGAAGTTGAGCACCACTACCTTGCCCAACAGCTCCTTGCTGTCGTACTTCCGGCCGTTAATGTCCCACACCTTAAAGGGCGCCATGGCCTGGCCGGTTTTAAAAAACGGACTTTCGTCGGGCGGGGGCATGCGGGCTATTTGGGCGGCACGCTCCTCGGCGGTTTGGGGCAACACCACAAATGCGGGGTTGGCCGGCGAGTAATTGGGCGCACCCGCCAGCTTAAACTCGCCCGATGCTACCATTGTGCTCCACACCTGGTAGGGCAAGCGCTGGCCTTCGGCATTGGTCACGACGGAGTTCTGATCGACCCGAATGCGCTGCGGCGCGGCTGTTTTAACTAAAGGGGCATCTTGCGCGGCTACCACGCCGCAAGTAGCCAGCAGCAGGCCAAGCGAGAGTATAAGTTGCTTCATTGATCAAAAAAGAACCATTGATAAATAGCGGGTTACGGCAAGCACGGCCTGCCACCCACAGCCTGCGGGTGCCTAGGTGGCAACGCCGCTTACGAGAGCAAGCGGGCCTGTTGCGCTGCTTTGATCAGGGCCGGGGCGTTTTTGAGCGTGGCCAGGGCTACCTCCTTGGCGGCTTGCTTTACCTCGTCGCGGTGAATGTCGCGGATTTCCTCCTGCACCAGTACGGTGAGGGCCTGCACGGCCTGGCTAAGTGCCTGCCGCCGCGGCCGCTCGGTGCGCAGCTCGGCCAGTGCCTCGGCCACCCGGGCCTGCATATGTTTGCGCCGGATGTGAAAAACCGACTCCTGCGCCAATTGCCGCTGCACGGAGTTGAGCAACGTAACTAGCGGCAGCAATTTGCAGGCACCGCTAACCATTACCCGGTTGAGCCGGTCGGGGTGGTGGGCGGTATCGGCGGGTGCAGCCAGCGCCGGCCCCAACTCGGGCGCGGGCCCAGGCTCGGGGGCGTCGTCGTAATGGTGAGGCTTATCGGCAGAAAGCATGGCCTAGGTGGCGGGGGCATAATTGCGCAGCCAAGGTAGCAAGCCCGGGCAACATTATGGTGCGGCACAAGCCCGCTGCAACAGCGCGTGCGGCGCTGCGCGGCCTCGGCTGCGGGCCCTAGGTAAGCGAGGCGGCCGGCACGGCAGGCAGCTCCGTGCTGGCACGGGTTTTCGGCATATAAGTATTGCAATGCTTGTATACAATAGCACGAATCCCTAGGTTGGCCGAACCGCTCCTTTGCCAGCAACCTACTTAATCTATGTTCAACGCTTTAATGCTTGCCGGTCTGCTTTGGGTTGGCGCGCCCGCGCCGACTGCCCGGCAAGCCCTCGTAAACAGGCCCGCCGCTACGGCGCAAACCGTGTATGTATGCATCAGCAAGTCGTCGGTGGCGTACCACGCTACCGACGATTGCGCCGGCCTGAACCGCTGCACGCACGAGGTACGTGCCATGGCCGTGGGTGCCGCGCAAGAAATGGGCAAGCGTGCTTGCCAGAAGTGCTACTAACCCCGACACCAAAACGACCTAGGGCCAGGCACAAAAAAGGGCGAACCGCTAGGTTCGCCCTTTTTGCTAGGTGCTGCGCAGCAACTACATCACCAACTGGGGCAGTTGGGCGTCAAACAGCTTGGCAAACTCTTGCGGGCTCAAAATGTGGCCCTGCTTTTGGGCGTTGTTGGCCAGGTTGTAGCCCCACTCGGCGGCGGCCATGCGCTGCGCCGGGGTGCCGTGGTGCCCGTCGCTCCCAAACGAACAATCGCCGATGTTGAAGAACACATCCAGGAACAAGCGTACGCGCTTCCACTGCATGGCGGCGCCGCGGGCGTGCGAGAGGTAGTACGCCGAGTAGGCATCGGCCATTAGCTCGGTGCGGCGGGTTGCGGCGGGGCTTTCTTCCTCGCCAAATAAGTTAAGCTGAAACTGAATTTGGTGGCCAAACTCGTGGGCCAGAATGGCCTGCGGAGCCACGTCGCCGAAGCCGATGGCGGTGTAGCCTTCCATAATGCCGTCGCCCATCACGATTTTGTCCGGAATGGTGGCGAAGGGCGGGTAATCGAAGCCCTGGAGCGCGAAGGCGTTGAATGAGAAGATCGGGTGGTTGCCGTCGCGGTACTGCGGAATCTGATCGGCGAGCAGCGCTACAATCTGGGCCAACGTAGCGGCGGTGGCTTTGTCTACGCCGTAAACCGCTTCGTACGTTTTGGCAATTTTGGCTTGGTCGAGCAGTACGTTGCCGTGCATGGCCACCATCACCATCTGGCCCGATTCAACCGTCCAGAAACGACGCAGGTCCTTAAACGATTTGGTGAGGCGCTGGCTGTACTCGCCGTTTTGGCCGAAGGCCTGGTTGGCCGA includes the following:
- a CDS encoding neutral zinc metallopeptidase, encoding MKNVKLLLACVAASFTLLTGCQKEADSTIAPAVTASSSAQLSTAAAIERIEELRASLPAGVEAKLQQRSALLVQTDPQYRELARRLLAVEPTPCDDSTPLNRWLDGQLFDWNGRVITYALNYDMLNLPSYYSFVFENSSANQAFGQNGEYSQRLTKSFKDLRRFWTVESGQMVMVAMHGNVLLDQAKIAKTYEAVYGVDKATAATLAQIVALLADQIPQYRDGNHPIFSFNAFALQGFDYPPFATIPDKIVMGDGIMEGYTAIGFGDVAPQAILAHEFGHQIQFQLNLFGEEESPAATRRTELMADAYSAYYLSHARGAAMQWKRVRLFLDVFFNIGDCSFGSDGHHGTPAQRMAAAEWGYNLANNAQKQGHILSPQEFAKLFDAQLPQLVM
- a CDS encoding TlpA family protein disulfide reductase translates to MKQLILSLGLLLATCGVVAAQDAPLVKTAAPQRIRVDQNSVVTNAEGQRLPYQVWSTMVASGEFKLAGAPNYSPANPAFVVLPQTAEERAAQIARMPPPDESPFFKTGQAMAPFKVWDINGRKYDSKELLGKVVVLNFWFIGCPPCRREIPDLNRLVEQNAQRPDVVFLAVALDEKFAVQKFIKENPFAYAHIAGARALAQRYGVRAFPTNVVLDKEGKVVFHALSHPNIAGFMQKAIDNIK